In Osmerus eperlanus chromosome 4, fOsmEpe2.1, whole genome shotgun sequence, the sequence TTGGTCTTCTTTTGAGATGGATGTTTATCTTCAATTTTTCCTTTCATAGCATTTGCCCTGAAAGGTACTTTTATTGGAGAGAATTCTAAATTCTCTTTTGAGAAAGAGCTGAAGACAAGGATTAGAAGACAcgccatgtttgtttgtgttccatCGGTTTTAAACTGCATCCTTATCCATTTCACTGACAAAGAGAGTGAGTTCGACATGCTAGTTAGTTTTTTTGATTTGATTGTTATTGTGTTGTCATGCATCAGTCACGTGAATACCGGGCCAGCCTTCAAGGCAGAGTGGGAATGAGTCACAGTGGTCATGGAGAGCTCTGTGGGTGCTGGGTGAAGGGGAGCAATGTGGGAGAGTTTCACTGTTAGTCGCTGATTGAGCAGATTGTTATCAGAGCTGTGGGAGCTCTTGGGTCCGCAGCACTGCAGATctgttcactgtgtgtgtgtgcgtgtctgtgtgcgtgtgggtgtgcgtgtcctGAGGGCTTCATTTATCCTGCATCTAGAGTGCCACTGCTCATTTTGGCTGCATGCAGGGGATAGATGGAGAATAGCAGAATATAAATAGATGTGCCTGTCTTCAGTGAGGATTCTGCTGTGTTCCAGCCAGGGGACTCTGTGAATGAGGACAGTCACAAGTGTGTCCCTTTTAATAGCAGGCTCGAGTCTGCGGCCAAATGCATAACCTTGATATACAGCAGTTACTGTACATCTAGGGGAAACTGGGAAAACATTATACTACCTGGCACATggctttctttttttgtgtgtataaAATCAACCCTAGAATTGTATTCCTTTCTAGTGTGTACTCTTGTACTAAAAAGGAACCATGTAAAGCTGATAGCAGGGTTATGTGTACAGCACAGTGGCTTGGAGGAACACACTTCCTCCAAGCCAAACCTGTTATACAACCTGGTATGTGAGCCTGTGTATAGTGTTGATGTGGTGCTGTCTGTCCTGGTCCCTCCAGCACATCGTGAAGTGCCATGGCAGCACGCTGCTGCCTCAGTTCCTGGGCATGTACCGGGTGAGCGTGGAGAGCGAGGAGACCTACCTCATCGTCATGAGGAACATGTTCAGCCACAGACTGGTGGTGCACAGGAAGTATGATCTCAAGGTGAGACTCCTGCTCCACCTGAGGGCCAGACTCTCACAGGTTGTCACATGACTCCTGTTCTTATAGGCTGTCACAGGgcggcaggcagacacacaaggATTGAATGGAAATGTGTTGTGTCGATTTCATACTCTGTCGATACGTTTGGATAGAATTAACTCTGTCCTACTCTCTGTGTCTTGCAGGGTTCCCTGGTGTCTCGGGAAGCAAGTGACAAAGAGAGGGTATGATGAAGAAGCACGTGAAAAAAGTTCAGTTTATTTCCTGTCATATACAGGATGTACATCTCGgtctctcccatctccttccTGTAAACATGCACTTCTTTCAGGTAAAAGAGCTTCCCACATACAAGGACATGGACTTCAGGAACAACATGCAGAAGGTGTATGTGACCgaggagcagaaggagaagATCATGGAGAAGCTCAACAGAGATGTGGAGGTGCCCTCTTCACTTCTGCTCTGCAGCTTCCCACTGACATGGCACAAAGAGCCCACAGGGGGGCAGCAGGAACATTCTAGAAGTTTCATGCTGAGGGGGGGACAGAGTCAGTTACTAGTAGAGGTCTACCATAGAGGTTCATAAGCCAGTACCTTGTATGTAGATGCAGTTGACTAGTCATAAGTTCAAATAGAATACTTTGgaacaacatactgtattttCTAAAGTTGAAGGGTTCATATATGGGTGACCTGACTGATCTTCAGAAAACCGTGTTCCCAGCACAGCCATGGTGAAAAACGTTGCTCTGCGTCTCTCTCCTGTAGTTCCTGGTCAAGCTGAAGATCATGGACTACAGCCTGCTGCTGGGCATCCATGACGTGGGGCGTGCcgagcgggaggaggaggagggcgaggagccCCCCAACGAGGAGGACCAGGACTCTGAGAACGGCCTGACACCCGCCCCCATGGTGGGCTCCTACGGCACCTCACCCGAGGGCATCGCTGGCTACATGTCCTCCTGCAAGCCCCTGGGCCCGGGGGAGTTCGACCCCTACGTGGATGTCTACGCCGTCAGGAGCGCCGCTGGTAGGGTATGCCTGCCGTATAGCTGTTAAACACCATGACGTTCTGTTCTTTAGGTCAACAAGACAGGACAGTCCAACTAAGTCCACTGCTCTTACTCCAAATTTGTAGCGTGTTTAgactagggctgcaactaaaGATTATTTttaatcgattaatctgtcgattcttttttcgattaatcagattttttttttaagcattaatttccaaccctttattcaaaaacaaagctgacagtgcaaattcacagtgcaaacaatcttcagaatgtgcacaaacaggcacacaattttgaaaatgttattaatattagcgtggatgtaatgctattttccaagatgagaaatgtatttgagttttgtttaaaactttattgaaaattgaaaggttgtggaagtaggccagactttattagaataatctggtttatatttaagattttttgacacaattttgaagaAAGTTAAGATTttgaggattaagctattttcaaagattagtgattttctatcattttatttgaaacttcattgaaaaagtaaaggctgtggaagtataccagacattgttcaGATACTCTGGTGATACTATAAAAGTCtaaatttttcaaaatggtatgggttgttttcacccagtccctaacgcgatgctgcaaagtagcgtcttccgaatgtgagacgaatgtcgaatatgaaactaacttcacctcggtcaattaacacactgttgTGTAACacgatgtatttagtgtgaaatgctcccacaccttggatgacttgggtcgtactgatttctctgcctccgccatgtgtttcagaacaacgttactcaacaacgtctctccgatggcctttcctctacctccgctccgcgctcaactaaactttttttttttatactcaaacatctctgcgacatattgagtggcataataatcgcgcgacacagcgaatcgataatgaaatttgttgccaacgcttttaataatcaattttaatcgatttaatcgattcgttgttgcagccctagttTAGACCATGGTCTCGTCTGAGACAGTGAGACATCGCTATATCAAAGAGCTTGGTCTGGAGCCAGGAGGTGAGTGTTTACTCCAAGTATGCTGGCCTAAAAACCAGGTTTGACCAGTGCAGCATTTGCTACCATCAGGTCTTCAAGTAAATAAGCAGTAGTGCTTATTAACCTACCTGGGTAGATAAAAGGTCACAAGGGGGATGTGGTGTAAGGATAGGAGTCCTTTTCCTCTGAAGTGGCCCAGCTGCTTTTCATACCAAGAACGTTTCCAAGAGAGCGCTCTGGGCGGGTGGCTAATGCATGTGTGATTCCTTCCTGCCTGTTCTTCCCAGGTTCCCCCCAGAGAGAGGTGTACTTCATGGGGCTGATCGATGTTCTGACACAGTACGACACCAAGAAGAAAGCCGCTCACGCAGCCAAGACCGTCAAACACGGGGTGAGTTACACTCACGCTGAGGGGGGATACAGGGGGAGACACACTTAcgctgagggggggagagagggggagtcacaCTCAcgctgagggggggagagagggggagtcacaCTCACgctgaggggggggagagagggggagtcacaCTCAcgctgagggggggagagagggggagtcacaCTCAcgctgagggggggagagagggggagtcacaCTCACgctgaggggggggagagagggggagtcacactcacgctgaggggggagagagggggagtcacacatgctgagggggggagagagggggagtcacacacgctgaggggggacagagggggagtcacacatgctgaggggggagagggggagtcacacatgctgaaggggggagagagggggagtcacacatgctgagggggggagagagggggagtcacacacgctgagggggggagagagggggagtcacacacgctgaggggggacagagggggagtcacacatgctgaggggggagagggggagtcacacgctgagggggggagagagggggagtcacacacgctgagggggggagagagggggagtcacacacgctgagggggggacagagggggagtcacacacgctgaggggggacagagggggagtcacacacgctgaggggggacagagggggagtcacacacgctgaggggggacagagggggagtcacacatgctgagggggggagagagggggagtcacacacgctgaggggggacagagggggagtcacacacgctgaggggggagagggggagtcacacacgctgagggggggagagagggggagtcacacacgctgagggggggagagagggggagtcacacacgctgagggggggagagagggggagtcacacacgctgaggggggacagagggggagtcacacatgctgaggggggacagagggggagtcacacacgctgaggggggacagagggggagtcacacacgctgaggggggacagagggggagtcacacatgctgagggggggagagagggggagtcacacatgctgagggggggagagagggggagacgaaGGGAGGGGAAAGCCCTGCTGAGGCCCAGACTCAGAAAATCTTTAGAAAGTGTTTTTCATGACTATAAcctcttttcctttctttctttttggttCTGTTTCCCAGGCTGGTGCCGAAATCTCCACTGTCCACCCAGAACAGTATGCCAAAAGATTTCGCGATTTCATCTCAAATATTTTTGCCTAGCACTTGAAACACTATGTCCACCATCGGTACAACTTCCAATCAGAGagcttcttttttcttttctttttttttttacaccttGACTGACATGTTACCTTTACCTGTTGTACATCACCAACATTGACCAAAAATCACAGATGGTTCTTAATATCATATAATGTGTGCAACTGTTTCCATTGTTGTAATATACTACTGATGCATATTTATTTCTAGATTGAAAACTGTGTCAAATGAAGTCCATGTGTAGAAGCACTCTGACTTTGAAACAGAAGGGTACCTGACAATATAGAGCTACCTATGTGTCTTCTGGGAGGTGTTACACTAATTCATACAGTACACTCCTCGGTGTACAACAAAGAAGGATTGCCAGGTTAACATTTTAAGAGATGAAAATGTCCTTTTCTACTTAGTTGCTGAAAAAACGTAAATATCCATTTCTTCCAAGTAGCATTCTGTCAGTTGGACAGGGGGTTTTGTATGTAAAGTTTGAGTAAAGTTAGTTGGCTCACTTGGACATCCTGCTCTGTGGAGACAGACCCTCCCGTAATCCACTAGGAGCTGAATCAACACGGGATGTGGGCCATTTCATGGCCGAACACTTTGTATACATGCGCATATTCAGAGGGAAAGTGGTAGTGGATGTTCCAGGCAGCTCCCCTCCCACCGACTCCTAACTAAGAACAGCATTCCAGCTCCCTGTACCAGGGGAGCACCAGCCCAGAGCTTGTTGAACAACTCTTCCAATCAACCTTCTGGAGCTTCTGTGCTGACTGTCAAACTAAGCATACATTTTAAAGATGCACTACAAGAACAGATGGAGTAGAAAGGAAGACCTGTAGAGCTAGACTCACTGGGTTTCCAGTTAGAATATGGCTGTTTTCTGGTAATATTTGCTGAGATTTCACAGTACTAGCGTAGGTATATCATGTTAAATTAATTGAACTTCTAGCAGTAGGTGATATTTCAGCTGCTTTATGCTATTAGCCTTCTGTGACGTTACTACTACAATATCTGAATACACTGGACAAATGGAGTAGACACATTATGTGTTTGTTGATTGCACATCATGTATTTTTGCAAAATCAGCTTTTGgaccaaatatattttacaaagATTTTCTGAATAGTGTCACGTTTTAATGTTTTttcgatggtgtgtgtgtgtgtgattctgagAAAGGGCATCAGCCTTTCCAGAAGCTGTAATTCTGCTGACAGTTTCCTTCCTGTAGCTTTAGGAAAAGAACGAAATGACCACTTAAACAAAGGGAAACAAGCAGGAtggatatggtgtgtgtgtgtgtgggggggggggaggggggctgaccAAAATGCTGACCATCCAGAGAGAGTTGGTACAGAACATCCCATGTATCTGCAGTTACATGGCCAACACAAATGTCCCTATTGTTGGTATAAGTGTGACCTCCAGGATGTTATGGTGATAAACTCTCCCAGAACAATGgcaagatggaggagggtgacCCTGAGCAATAAATCTAAGCCTGGAGCTGGATGTTGTTACTTCCGTCAGTGGCTCCTGAAAGGTTTCCATGTTGAATTTGAATTCCCTTTTGTTGAGTCATCGAGTCGCGAAATGAAGACGACAGACAGATTGAACAGATTGAAGATCATCACCTCCAGGTGTCAGAAATGCCTGCTGAGCTGCAGCTGAAcaggtttacatttagtcatttagcagacgctcttatccagagcgacttacagtaagtacagggacattacccccgaggcaagtagggtgaagtgccttgcccaaggacacaacgtcatttggcacagccgggaatcgaaccagtaaccttcagattactagcccgactccctaaccgctcagccacctgactcccctcagGTTTCCAGGTGGGTGATGAGGGGATCACTCACGAGGAGGGAGGGTTCGGTTCAAAGGCCTCTTCCTCTGTGAGGTCTGATGTACCACAggcttcctccccccccaccccctcctgccaTTCACCACTGCTCTTCACAGAAGGGGGCTTCCTGGCATTTTCCTTTTTTATGATCGCTAACGCAAATGTATGCTTGGATCAGTATCTGGGTGAATTAACATAAAACTGTCTTCATTGACTCCATTCCCTGTAATACCAGATAATCTCTCATGGTGTACTTACGACACAGTTAAACCAaacaatgacccccccccccccctttacgcTGTGAGGATGTCCTGTCAGCTCTGGCCCTGAGAGGATAGGGGAGggacatgggggagagaagggggaggattgGATGGTCTAATATTTCCTGTTGGCCACACTCAGATCATCTGGGGAAGCCGCTTTCTCCTTGTTGCTCCTGCAGGTTTCTGAcatctctccagacagaagaacCTCTGGAGCTCTCAGCAGCATCATCATCCTCCATCACTAGACTCCACTCTGTAAGGTAGGCTGCTGCACAACTACATTGTTTCATCCTGTGCTTGATTAGAAAGCAAAGCTGTACTGTTTAGAAAGCAACACTGGGATCTGTGAAAGAGAAGTTCAGTATCACTGTTGAACTtcattatttaaccctcgtgctgccttcgggtcacatgacccaaaggttcataacgaaccattgttgtgtttacccaattttacccaatacaaaaacaaataaaaataattttcttttaaccattccaatgtggggggtctgagacagcccgacagttaaaagaaaatgcttcactttgtttttgtatgaggtaaatttgtcgcaatactacggtgggtcacaatgactgatgggtcagaatgacccgaagataacacaagggttaaagactgAGGGTTAAACCTAACCCTTAACCAGCTAGCTTTCATAGACTTAGCTAAAGTGGCCTATGAGTGTCATTAGTGACACTCCTAAGTGTCAACAGTTGGGTTGTATCTACATAAAACAGGAATAACAATAGCACACATATGCTTTTTTATGCCAACATCCATAGTTACCTTTATTTACCATTCAGTTCCCCttatttcattgttttattttattcacaCTCTAAATTCATTGCTGAGCTGTTGTACCAAACTTTCAGGCAGTTTCATTTTCAACATAGCACAACCTCCTTCACAGCTTATGTAAGGGAACGACATAATCAGATTAAATCACCTCTCATTGAAACTCTCTACAAATCCACAtaacttccctctgctctcaccCCACCAGAACCATGAGTCACAGCCACCACAACAGCTCCTTCAACGGCACCCCCTGGTTCATCACCGAATGCAGCATCCACCTGGATGAGGACTATCGACGCAtcaccctgttcctcctctaCCTGGTCATCTTCCTGGTCGGCCTGGTAGAGAATGCCCTGGTGGTCTGGGTCAACTGGCACCGGCGGCACTCTGCCAGCGGCGTCCTGTTCTGCGTCATGAACGTTAGCATGTCGGACCTGCTGGTGGTGCTCGTCCTGCCCTTCTTCATGCTGGAGGTGAGCTTGAACGACGTGTGGCTTTGGGGACGTTTCCTCTGCGTCGTCACCAACCTCATTTATGTGGTCAACTTCTACAGCAGCTCCATCTTCCTGGCCTTCATGACCCTGGAGCGCTACCTGGCCCTGGCCAGGCCCTCCTCGCCCGCCTGCTTCCCCGTGGGGGCGCGGAGGCGCTGGCTGCTGTGCGGAGGCCTGTGGCTCCTGTCCCTCGGCATGGGCCTGCTGGAGACGGCCCACGTGGACCTGCTGGAGTGGGACGAGCCGGGCTGCTACATGATGCCTGAGTACAGCTTCATGGAGTGGttcatctccatctccttcctcgGGCTCATCTTCCAGTTCCTGGGGCCCACCGTGGTCATCGTCACCTGCAACCTGCTGATCGCGCGGGCGGTGCGCCGCGCCCCGGACGTGCAGGGCCGCCGCGAGGTGTGGCTGGTGCACGTGTACTCGCTGGTGTTCGTCATGTGCTGGCTGCCGTACCACGTGGTCACCTTCCTGATGATGCTCGACGACATGGAGCCGCTGCTGCTGAGCTGCAACGCCGTGGAGGTGCTCTACTTCTCCTTCAGCGTGGTGCAGTGCCTGTCGCTCTTCCACTGCGTGGCCAACCCCATCCTCTACAACTTCCTGAGCAAGAGCTTCCGCACCAACCTCATCAACCACGTGGTGCAGTACATCCCCAGGGAGGACCTTGGCGGAGGGGCCGAGGCCGGCGCAGGAGGGACCGGGGCCGGGAAAGTGCCCAAGCTCAGCAACATGAGCACCAGTGACTCAAATGTAGTTTcgctgacagacaaacagacacaggaagTGCAAACACAGCAGTGAGACTCTTCAACAGAGGAGGAACCAGTCCTCGGGGCTGTTGCTGATTgaagcaggggctgtgtgtagggCTCAGCCAGGCGGTGAACCTTCCAAGACACCTCAGACTCCTGGTAGTCCCTCTTAATGTCTCTGTTGATTGCTTTGGTCTGACAGCTAACGCATGTACAGACACTCCTCTTATTATAACCTCATTTAACAAATCGACACtgtaaaaagagagggaaaggaaaggGTTTCTGGTCTTTTTTGAACTGCCCCAGGAATATCTAGGCCTAGcagcttttacatttacatttagtcatttagcagacgctctttccagagcgacttacagtaagtacggggacattctccccgaggcaagtagggtgaagtgccttgcccaaggacacaacataatttgacacagccgggaatcgatccggcaaccttctgattgctaGCCAaagtccctaaccactcagccatctgacccccaagcTCCTGTTGGATAACATTATGGTCGACTCCtaccagagagagaaggaatgtgTGTAAAATATATGTTATAACAATTTTCCAAATAGTGTTCTCTCTTCATCGTTATCAttctcttgagtgtgtgtgtgtctgtgtgtttgtttgtgctgctGACATACTGAAAAGTGACAGCAATACCTCTCAACCCTGTTAAACAGTCCAACAAATTTTGCACCATTGCTATGTCTTGATAAATACACATTATTTGAATGGCATTCAAATGTACAAGGAAGGATCACTGTCTCACTAACCCACCACAGTATGTCCGGCCTTTTGTCAAGTCCAACCTGTGCGACTAAACGGATACATTTGTGTTTTGCCCTGGTGCCAGATCACATCCGAGCTCAACAGCACGGTGTAAGGTCAGGacactgaggacagggttagttTCAGCCTTTCCAGAAGCAGTAATTCTGCTGACAGTTTCCTTCCTGTAGCTTTAGGAAAAGAACGGATTGACAGCAGTTAAACAAAGGGAAAGAAGCAGGATGgatatggtggtggtggtggtggtggtggggggggggggggggggcggcagagAGAGGCAAACAGATCTTCAAAATGCTGACCatccagagagccagagagagttgGTACAGAACATCCCATGTATCTGCAGTTACATGGCCAACACAAATGTCCCTATTGTCGGTATAAGTGTGACCTCCAGGATGTTATGGTGATAAACTCTCCCAGAACAATGgcaagatggaggagggtgacCTTGTTATTTTGATCCATGACGTTCTTGAGAGTCGTTAACCTCAAACTCCTGCTCCCTCTATCAGTCTGGATCCTAGACCATCACCGAGCAGAAAGATTGAACCAGCCACCACATTGGAATGGTCTCTGTTAGATCATCACCTCGAGGTGTCAGAAATGCTTGCTGAGCTGCAGCTGAACAGGTTTCCAGGTGGGTGATGAGGGGATCACTCACGAGGAGGGAGGGTTCGGTTCAAAGGCCTCTTCCTCTGTGAGGTCTGATGTACCACAggcttcctccccccccaccccctcctgccaTTCACCACTGCTCTTCACAGAAGGGGGCTTCCTGGCATTGCATACAAGGGACAAGGAGAGGGAATCATCTGTtctctttattgggtgtgctttgccttcggcaagggcaaaacctttgttctctcacatatatattattattgtgagaatgctgttaagcattctcactattgttttcctgtttctctttattattatatcaacttcttagttcttccgccgttttttggcctttaactagttctgcatactttcaccgattcctacaatttttgtatcaaaacgttcagctcaggagatgttggctatgacttttggtatttctcacttttatactttttaagacattaaggattTTGTGCAAATagttctcccattaaaagtaatggtaaatcctttcaaatcattaaaaagcttcctcctctttcaaacgtaactacttcagcatactttcagctagagacaccattcaacctttaaaatgttcacaagacattcagctatttccaaatgattcagctttttcaaatattcagccaattttgaattatgacagtttggaatacattaaaatgtttgctccttcttgatttttatgaatgagcagcaagcagagtggcacactgctggctgctctttttctgatattcaactaatttgtcaaacaaattcctctaacgttcatatagtttaacttacagaaacaagttataccttaaaatgtaggaaaaattgtcctctttcagccaatgtaactactaaagagctcacatttacagattttcagctatgagccttgaagcgagagcagcctttcaaattctctcactaactccaatggagaggtgagtaaaatcagtcagagaaagcaagaaggaacacgtttttgaaactgcaggtagagtcgtaattctgactgcacagacatataaagaatatctctggtttcggcagagtcttgggtctcggaaaatatccttatattttggattggacgtacagttttgcgtctaggttatcttgtttgaggtgtggattctagctacatttctcttattctctgccctcagcgcgttagcaatcatagctgcaccatcaccgtaacgacagacacgcaccactcagtctctcacacaggtgattggtacgtttacttgaccatgagaaacacgattactagcaattgtcggtttatgccaataatacgattactccgtttacatgtgtaattagttatgcgattactcaataaacacgtctacatgattcttttttattaatcgttgtatgctccatggacaaaacttgcaccatcatccttctgcaacaaagtgtcgccgtgtcttcctgtatcggccctactgctgtatgtttcattccatcaacacattgaatccaactaagaaagccgagtaaacgcataggctacatctgctactgctaatactatcccaactataatttaatctgttaaaacgataatattcttgttacgactagctagcctacttcttcttctgtttaacagttcagctttcagcttctcccacattgtaggctattttagctcttagctttgttaagatgatgcagttcagcttcccacactgcctcttttgtgtgactcacacatttttttaaattcatttcagcttgcgggtattttctcatttctcacttttatactttttaaaatattaaggtttttgtgcaaattattctccctttaaaagtaatggtaaatcctttcaaatcattgttggaatgctgctccagcccctttcaaaaatacctttcggttgctttgaagcttcagcttataactttctactaaattttcactattttcagcttttttagcatggtcagctatccccattcaggttttcagcattctcactgctgtttagcaggaacagccttttctagttattatttctttttgcccccctaaaactcagtcaatatttggcctacatagacaacataggtgtcaaaagtttcgtcttggtagcgattgagttgcttctattggaatttacgttccgttgcatggtttaggctgaagttaagtttttgtggcgaaaagtgaagctaacggtggctaatttgctagccacagtcactgacgttactaacgtcactacgtcactaacgtcacgaaaacacgcgtgactacctttggcagaacattcatttcgca encodes:
- the pip4k2ca gene encoding phosphatidylinositol 5-phosphate 4-kinase type-2 gamma; the encoded protein is MASNSAAVSSPMVILAAKTKTKKKHFVQQKVKVFRASDPVLSVFMWGVNHSINDLNQVPVPVMLLPDDFKANTKIKVNNHLFNKETLPGHFKFKEYCPQVFRNLRERFGIEDLDYQVSLTRSPPVRSGDAQGEGLLLSSYDRTLVVKQISSEDVADMHNILSEYHQHIVKCHGSTLLPQFLGMYRVSVESEETYLIVMRNMFSHRLVVHRKYDLKGSLVSREASDKERVKELPTYKDMDFRNNMQKVYVTEEQKEKIMEKLNRDVEFLVKLKIMDYSLLLGIHDVGRAEREEEEGEEPPNEEDQDSENGLTPAPMVGSYGTSPEGIAGYMSSCKPLGPGEFDPYVDVYAVRSAAGSPQREVYFMGLIDVLTQYDTKKKAAHAAKTVKHGAGAEISTVHPEQYAKRFRDFISNIFA
- the gpr182 gene encoding G-protein coupled receptor 182 — its product is MSHSHHNSSFNGTPWFITECSIHLDEDYRRITLFLLYLVIFLVGLVENALVVWVNWHRRHSASGVLFCVMNVSMSDLLVVLVLPFFMLEVSLNDVWLWGRFLCVVTNLIYVVNFYSSSIFLAFMTLERYLALARPSSPACFPVGARRRWLLCGGLWLLSLGMGLLETAHVDLLEWDEPGCYMMPEYSFMEWFISISFLGLIFQFLGPTVVIVTCNLLIARAVRRAPDVQGRREVWLVHVYSLVFVMCWLPYHVVTFLMMLDDMEPLLLSCNAVEVLYFSFSVVQCLSLFHCVANPILYNFLSKSFRTNLINHVVQYIPREDLGGGAEAGAGGTGAGKVPKLSNMSTSDSNVVSLTDKQTQEVQTQQ